From Pogona vitticeps strain Pit_001003342236 chromosome ZW-PAR, PviZW2.1, whole genome shotgun sequence, one genomic window encodes:
- the LOC110087436 gene encoding fatty acyl-CoA hydrolase precursor, medium chain isoform X1 yields the protein MWPSLAKGWHLTLFFFLLTGASEGQGNDPPEVVTKYGPVRGKVANVSGTDQPVNVFLGIPFAKPPVGALRFSPPQPPEPWSHVRESTTHPPMCLQNVETEQILLESITNTKENVSVRMSEDCLYLNVFAPVPLDDKAKLPVMVWIHGGGMVTGGASMFDGSALAAYEKVVVVVIQYRLGILGFYSTGDEHSRGNWGLLDQVAALRWIQENIAFFGGDPGSVTLFGESAGGGCISAHILSPASKGLFHKAISQSGVALFSLFFSAHPERYARSVAEAAGCPASSSSEMVRCLRGKTEKELLEAHSKAYSTFSYSVLDGVFFPKSPEALLEEKNFMNVPYIIGINNHESGWRIPIALKVPGYVEGMDMETANRVLSGWEQFTGVAPNDVHLLAEGYLKNASDPRQIRDQLLELLGDVSFLVPAIRTARAHRDAGCPVYFYEFQHPPSTLAGLRPDFVKADHGDDVGFVFGKPFLADEGTEEEKRLSKTVMKYWANFARNGNPNGVGLVEWPPYDENEQYLEIDVKQKVGKKLKEEYVNFWTKTLPEKLAESQRAHAEF from the exons ATGTGGCCTTCCCTGGCAAAAGGTTGGCATCTGacgctgttttttttcctcctgactgGTGCATCGGAGG GTCAGGGAAATGACCCGCCGGAAGTGGTTACAAAGTACGGACCCGTCCGTGGGAAGGTGGCCAATGTGAGTGGCACTGATCAGCCCGTGAACGTCTTTCTGGGGATCCCTTTTGCCAAACCGCCGGTCGGAGCCCTCCGATTCTCGCCGCCACAACCCCCTGAGCCCTGGAGTCACGTGAGAGAGTCCACCACGCACCCTCCCAT gtgtttgcaaaatgtggagaCAGAACAAATCCTGTTAGAATCTATTACCAACACGAAGGAAAATGTCTCTGTGAGGATGTCTGAGGACTGCTTGTACTTAAACGTCTTTGCACCAGTCCCTTTGGATGACAAAGCCAAACTTCCA gTGATGGTTTGGATCCATGGAGGAGGGATGGTTACGGGTGGAGCCTCCATGTTTGATGGGTCTGCCCTAGCCGCTTatgaaaaggtggtggtggtggtcatccAGTACCGGCTCGGCATTCTCGGTTTTTACAG TACCGGGGATGAACATTCACGTGGAAACTGGGGTTTGCTGGACCAAGTGGCGGCTCTCCGGTGGATCCAGGAGAACATTGCCTTCTTCGGAGGAGACCCCGGATCTGTGACGCTTTTCGGAGAgtcggcggggggtggctgcatTTCTGCCCAC ATCTTGTCCCCAGCTTCGAAGGGCTTGTTCCATAAGGCCATCTCTCAAAGTGGCGTCGCTCTCTTCAGCCTTTTCTTCAGTGCCCACCCAGAACGGTATGCAAGG AGCGTGGCTGAGGCTGCCGGCTGTCCGGCTTCCAGTTCATCGGAGATGGTCCGTTGTCTCAGGGGGAAGACCGAGAAAGAGCTCTTAGAGGCCCATTCCAAGGCG TACTCTACGTTTTCCTACTCCGTGCTTGATGGCGTATTTTTCCCCAAGAGTCCCGAGGCCCTGCTGGAAGAAAAAAACTTCATGAACGTTCCCTATATCATCGGCATCAATAATCACGAATCGGGATGGCGTATTCCTATC GCACTGAAAGTTCCAGGTTACGTGGAGGGCATGGACATGGAGACGGCAAACCGCGTGCTGTCTGGCTGGGAGCAATTTACA GGTGTTGCTCCCAACGACGTTCACCTCCTTGCCGAGGGGTATCTGAAAAACGCCAGTGATCCTCGACAGATCAGAGACCAGCTCCTGGAATTACTGGGGGACGTGTCGTTTTTGGTTCCTGCCATTAGGACAGCTAGAGCCCACCGAG ACGCTGGCTGCCCAGTCTACTTTTATGAGTTCCAGCACCCTCCGAGCACCCTCGCGGGCCTCCGGCCAGACTTCGTCAAGGCGGATCACGGGGACGACGTTGGCTTTGTCTTTGGCAAGCCCTTCCTGGCAG ACGAAGGGACCGAAGAAGAGAAAAGGCTGAGCAAGACGGTTATGAAATACTGGGCGAATTTCGCTCGTAACGG GAACCCCAATGGTGTCGGGCTGGTGGAGTGGCCCCCGTACGACGAAAATGAGCAATATCTGGAAATAGATGTAAAGCAGAAGGTGGGCAAGAAACTGAAGGAGGAATATGTCAACTTCTGGACCAAGACACTGCCTGAAAAGCTAGCAGAAAGCCAAAGAGCACACGCAGAGTTTTGA
- the HDHD3 gene encoding haloacid dehalogenase-like hydrolase domain-containing protein 3, protein MQRLKLRLLTWDVKDTLLRLRVSVGQSYAGHAQAHGLQVSAETVDRAFREAYRAQSQRFPNYGLKSGLTSQRWWMEVVSETFRLSGLRDEALLRPLVEKLYWDYSTGHNWELLPGVRETLEGCRALGIPMGVVSNFDRRLPDLLSQCDLREHFQFVLTSEEAGFAKPDRRIFLEALRIAGVAPNLAAHVGDDYENDYVASRAVGMHGFLLEAPQQPGKREAEVPRAHLLPSLPHLLSLVEQG, encoded by the coding sequence ATGCAGAGGCTGAAGCTTCGGCTGCTGACGTGGGACGTGAAGGACACGCTCCTTCGCCTCCGCGTCTCGGTGGGGCAGAGCTACGCGGGTCACGCCCAGGCCCACGGCCTCCAGGTCTCGGCTGAAACCGTGGACCGCGCTTTCCGAGAAGCCTACCGGGCTCAAAGCCAGCGTTTCCCGAACTACGGGCTGAAGAGCGGCCTCACCTCCCAGCGGTGGTGGATGGAGGTGGTCTCGGAAACCTTCCGGCTTTCGGGCCTCCGGGACGAAGCTCTCCTCCGGCCGTTGGTGGAGAAGCTGTACTGGGATTACAGCACTGGCCACAACTGGGAGCTGCTCCCGGGGGTCCGGGAGACGCTGGAGGGTTGCCGAGCCCTGGGCATCCCCATGGGGGTGGTCTCCAACTTTGACCGCAGGCTGCCGGACCTCCTTTCTCAGTGCGACCTCCGAGAGCACTTCCAGTTCGTCTTGACCTCGGAGGAAGCTGGCTTCGCCAAGCCCGACCGGCGCATCTTTCTGGAGGCCCTCCGGATCGCCGGGGTGGCCCCCAACCTCGCAGCCCACGTGGGGGACGATTACGAGAACGACTATGTGGCTTCCAGGGCCGTGGGGATGCACGGATTCCTCTTGGAGGCCCCTCAGCAGCCGGGCAAGAGGGAGGCCGAGGTGCCACGTGCCCATCTCCTGCCATCGCTCCCACATCTGCTGTCTCTTGTAGAGCAAGGCTAA
- the WDR31 gene encoding WD repeat-containing protein 31, whose protein sequence is MGKRQSKPRCNSSKYREEETKCPSLPEAALRDQPAHTDAVASVASLAHDQCVSGGKDKAVVVCNWHRGNVVRRFWGHEKEVTKVGCLAELGFLFSASRDRTVKMWGLSSGALGEARCFSGHELVVSGLAVSPAFPRLCTGSRDNSVCTWDLETGACLRRVAISRNVVTHLCWVPGEPYITQTSEDKTIRIWDTRELQVAHLFPAKKQIQTSCDVSPDGRYCLSTSSGFGHEGGEATLWDLRQVKGRVREFWGHAQTASSCIFLPQGLASFPEIATASHDGTVKVWSLETGACLSTAFLDGALSSLAACGKATFLCGSSTPWIHLMRVRSAKGPELQQVAKF, encoded by the exons ATGGGGAAGCGACAGAGCAAACCGAGGTGTAACTCTTCCAAGTACAG GGAGGAAGAAACCAAGTGCCCTTCTCTTCCCGAGGCGGCTCTGCGGGACCAGCCGGCTCACACGGACGCCGTGGCCTCCGTGGCCTCTCTGGCCCACGACCAGTGCGTGTCGGGCGGAAAAGACAAG GCTGTCGTTGTGTGTAACTGGCATCGTGGCAACGTGGTGAGGAGGTTCTGGGGCCACGAAAAGGAAGTGACGAAG GTCGGCTGCCTCGCTGAGCTTGGGTTCCTCTTCAGCGCCTCTCGGGACCGGACGGTGAAGATGTGGGGCTTGTCCAGCGGGGCACTCGGGGAAGCCCGGTGCTTTTCCGGCCACGAGCTGGTGGTCAGCGGCTTGGCTGTCAGCCCAG CTTTCCCTCGGCTCTGCACAGGATCCCGGGACAACAGCGTGTGCACGTGGGATCTGGAGACGGGGGCCTGTTTGCGTCGAGTGGCCATTTCCAGGAACGTG GTGACACATCTCTGCTGGGTTCCCGGGGAGCCGTACATCACCCAGACATCAGAAGACAAAACCATTAG AATCTGGGACACCCGAGAGTTACAGGTGGCTCACCTCTTCCCTGCCAAGAAGCAGATCCAGACGTCCTGTGACGTAAGCCCAGATGGGCGCTACTGCCTCAGCACCAGCAGCGGCTTTGGTCACGAGGGTGGAGAGGCTACG CTCTGGGACCTCCGACAGGTGAAGGGCAGGGTCCGCGAATTCTGGGGCCACGCGCAGACAGCATCATCCTGCATCTTTCTCCCACAAGGCCTCGCCAGCTTCCCTGAAATAGCCACCGCCTCGCACGATGGCACGGTCAAAGTGTGGAGCCTGGAGACTGGAG CCTGCCTGTCCACCGCCTTCCTCGATGGGGCTCTGTCTTCTCTGGCGGCGTGTGGAAAAGCCACTTTCCTCTGCGGCAGCTCCACGCCGTGGATCCACTTGATGAGAGTCCGCTCGGCCAAGGGACCAGAACTCCAGCAAGTGGCAAAGTTCTGA
- the LOC110087436 gene encoding fatty acyl-CoA hydrolase precursor, medium chain isoform X2, whose translation MWPSLAKGQGNDPPEVVTKYGPVRGKVANVSGTDQPVNVFLGIPFAKPPVGALRFSPPQPPEPWSHVRESTTHPPMCLQNVETEQILLESITNTKENVSVRMSEDCLYLNVFAPVPLDDKAKLPVMVWIHGGGMVTGGASMFDGSALAAYEKVVVVVIQYRLGILGFYSTGDEHSRGNWGLLDQVAALRWIQENIAFFGGDPGSVTLFGESAGGGCISAHILSPASKGLFHKAISQSGVALFSLFFSAHPERYARSVAEAAGCPASSSSEMVRCLRGKTEKELLEAHSKAYSTFSYSVLDGVFFPKSPEALLEEKNFMNVPYIIGINNHESGWRIPIALKVPGYVEGMDMETANRVLSGWEQFTGVAPNDVHLLAEGYLKNASDPRQIRDQLLELLGDVSFLVPAIRTARAHRDAGCPVYFYEFQHPPSTLAGLRPDFVKADHGDDVGFVFGKPFLADEGTEEEKRLSKTVMKYWANFARNGNPNGVGLVEWPPYDENEQYLEIDVKQKVGKKLKEEYVNFWTKTLPEKLAESQRAHAEF comes from the exons ATGTGGCCTTCCCTGGCAAAAG GTCAGGGAAATGACCCGCCGGAAGTGGTTACAAAGTACGGACCCGTCCGTGGGAAGGTGGCCAATGTGAGTGGCACTGATCAGCCCGTGAACGTCTTTCTGGGGATCCCTTTTGCCAAACCGCCGGTCGGAGCCCTCCGATTCTCGCCGCCACAACCCCCTGAGCCCTGGAGTCACGTGAGAGAGTCCACCACGCACCCTCCCAT gtgtttgcaaaatgtggagaCAGAACAAATCCTGTTAGAATCTATTACCAACACGAAGGAAAATGTCTCTGTGAGGATGTCTGAGGACTGCTTGTACTTAAACGTCTTTGCACCAGTCCCTTTGGATGACAAAGCCAAACTTCCA gTGATGGTTTGGATCCATGGAGGAGGGATGGTTACGGGTGGAGCCTCCATGTTTGATGGGTCTGCCCTAGCCGCTTatgaaaaggtggtggtggtggtcatccAGTACCGGCTCGGCATTCTCGGTTTTTACAG TACCGGGGATGAACATTCACGTGGAAACTGGGGTTTGCTGGACCAAGTGGCGGCTCTCCGGTGGATCCAGGAGAACATTGCCTTCTTCGGAGGAGACCCCGGATCTGTGACGCTTTTCGGAGAgtcggcggggggtggctgcatTTCTGCCCAC ATCTTGTCCCCAGCTTCGAAGGGCTTGTTCCATAAGGCCATCTCTCAAAGTGGCGTCGCTCTCTTCAGCCTTTTCTTCAGTGCCCACCCAGAACGGTATGCAAGG AGCGTGGCTGAGGCTGCCGGCTGTCCGGCTTCCAGTTCATCGGAGATGGTCCGTTGTCTCAGGGGGAAGACCGAGAAAGAGCTCTTAGAGGCCCATTCCAAGGCG TACTCTACGTTTTCCTACTCCGTGCTTGATGGCGTATTTTTCCCCAAGAGTCCCGAGGCCCTGCTGGAAGAAAAAAACTTCATGAACGTTCCCTATATCATCGGCATCAATAATCACGAATCGGGATGGCGTATTCCTATC GCACTGAAAGTTCCAGGTTACGTGGAGGGCATGGACATGGAGACGGCAAACCGCGTGCTGTCTGGCTGGGAGCAATTTACA GGTGTTGCTCCCAACGACGTTCACCTCCTTGCCGAGGGGTATCTGAAAAACGCCAGTGATCCTCGACAGATCAGAGACCAGCTCCTGGAATTACTGGGGGACGTGTCGTTTTTGGTTCCTGCCATTAGGACAGCTAGAGCCCACCGAG ACGCTGGCTGCCCAGTCTACTTTTATGAGTTCCAGCACCCTCCGAGCACCCTCGCGGGCCTCCGGCCAGACTTCGTCAAGGCGGATCACGGGGACGACGTTGGCTTTGTCTTTGGCAAGCCCTTCCTGGCAG ACGAAGGGACCGAAGAAGAGAAAAGGCTGAGCAAGACGGTTATGAAATACTGGGCGAATTTCGCTCGTAACGG GAACCCCAATGGTGTCGGGCTGGTGGAGTGGCCCCCGTACGACGAAAATGAGCAATATCTGGAAATAGATGTAAAGCAGAAGGTGGGCAAGAAACTGAAGGAGGAATATGTCAACTTCTGGACCAAGACACTGCCTGAAAAGCTAGCAGAAAGCCAAAGAGCACACGCAGAGTTTTGA
- the LOC110087436 gene encoding fatty acyl-CoA hydrolase precursor, medium chain isoform X3, which translates to MCLQNVETEQILLESITNTKENVSVRMSEDCLYLNVFAPVPLDDKAKLPVMVWIHGGGMVTGGASMFDGSALAAYEKVVVVVIQYRLGILGFYSTGDEHSRGNWGLLDQVAALRWIQENIAFFGGDPGSVTLFGESAGGGCISAHILSPASKGLFHKAISQSGVALFSLFFSAHPERYARSVAEAAGCPASSSSEMVRCLRGKTEKELLEAHSKAYSTFSYSVLDGVFFPKSPEALLEEKNFMNVPYIIGINNHESGWRIPIALKVPGYVEGMDMETANRVLSGWEQFTGVAPNDVHLLAEGYLKNASDPRQIRDQLLELLGDVSFLVPAIRTARAHRDAGCPVYFYEFQHPPSTLAGLRPDFVKADHGDDVGFVFGKPFLADEGTEEEKRLSKTVMKYWANFARNGNPNGVGLVEWPPYDENEQYLEIDVKQKVGKKLKEEYVNFWTKTLPEKLAESQRAHAEF; encoded by the exons AT gtgtttgcaaaatgtggagaCAGAACAAATCCTGTTAGAATCTATTACCAACACGAAGGAAAATGTCTCTGTGAGGATGTCTGAGGACTGCTTGTACTTAAACGTCTTTGCACCAGTCCCTTTGGATGACAAAGCCAAACTTCCA gTGATGGTTTGGATCCATGGAGGAGGGATGGTTACGGGTGGAGCCTCCATGTTTGATGGGTCTGCCCTAGCCGCTTatgaaaaggtggtggtggtggtcatccAGTACCGGCTCGGCATTCTCGGTTTTTACAG TACCGGGGATGAACATTCACGTGGAAACTGGGGTTTGCTGGACCAAGTGGCGGCTCTCCGGTGGATCCAGGAGAACATTGCCTTCTTCGGAGGAGACCCCGGATCTGTGACGCTTTTCGGAGAgtcggcggggggtggctgcatTTCTGCCCAC ATCTTGTCCCCAGCTTCGAAGGGCTTGTTCCATAAGGCCATCTCTCAAAGTGGCGTCGCTCTCTTCAGCCTTTTCTTCAGTGCCCACCCAGAACGGTATGCAAGG AGCGTGGCTGAGGCTGCCGGCTGTCCGGCTTCCAGTTCATCGGAGATGGTCCGTTGTCTCAGGGGGAAGACCGAGAAAGAGCTCTTAGAGGCCCATTCCAAGGCG TACTCTACGTTTTCCTACTCCGTGCTTGATGGCGTATTTTTCCCCAAGAGTCCCGAGGCCCTGCTGGAAGAAAAAAACTTCATGAACGTTCCCTATATCATCGGCATCAATAATCACGAATCGGGATGGCGTATTCCTATC GCACTGAAAGTTCCAGGTTACGTGGAGGGCATGGACATGGAGACGGCAAACCGCGTGCTGTCTGGCTGGGAGCAATTTACA GGTGTTGCTCCCAACGACGTTCACCTCCTTGCCGAGGGGTATCTGAAAAACGCCAGTGATCCTCGACAGATCAGAGACCAGCTCCTGGAATTACTGGGGGACGTGTCGTTTTTGGTTCCTGCCATTAGGACAGCTAGAGCCCACCGAG ACGCTGGCTGCCCAGTCTACTTTTATGAGTTCCAGCACCCTCCGAGCACCCTCGCGGGCCTCCGGCCAGACTTCGTCAAGGCGGATCACGGGGACGACGTTGGCTTTGTCTTTGGCAAGCCCTTCCTGGCAG ACGAAGGGACCGAAGAAGAGAAAAGGCTGAGCAAGACGGTTATGAAATACTGGGCGAATTTCGCTCGTAACGG GAACCCCAATGGTGTCGGGCTGGTGGAGTGGCCCCCGTACGACGAAAATGAGCAATATCTGGAAATAGATGTAAAGCAGAAGGTGGGCAAGAAACTGAAGGAGGAATATGTCAACTTCTGGACCAAGACACTGCCTGAAAAGCTAGCAGAAAGCCAAAGAGCACACGCAGAGTTTTGA
- the BSPRY gene encoding B box and SPRY domain-containing protein isoform X2 encodes MAQERIAEGRRLGEDDDDDDDGAAAPPGEGTPGPRHCPAHGLPRDWFCALERRPICARCPSHGACRDHPVRPLALEAADRRNKVVDQCEKLQMQSAVIAKFMAEVLAEKKQSVVSTASHAREVLIRRLNLVRSACESEEQRLLEAAHTEEERAHQSILTQQAHWKEALQKLEALRTYLVAMITATDDHGLVAEEEILERMEEAEGILQPQESEKLNFNPHCIQSPLVNRLWALAVLSQVTDHVHIDEKTVSPLLTLSEDKKTLTFSPRKARKQLDGPARFDHWPNALAEESFCTGVHAWRVRVAGSGAYKLGIASASLQRKGAGPEARLGYNPASWVFSRYDKEFQFSHRDSHQTVELLKCPAEIGVLLDLDAGGLLFYDPDSCVILHTHRENFTGPLYPAVAVADQSISLM; translated from the exons ATGGCTCAGGAGCGCATCGCCGAGGGGCGCCGTCTgggggaggatgatgatgatgatgatgatggagcgGCCGCGCCCCCCGGGGAAGGGACCCCCGGGCCCCGCCACTGCCCGGCCCACGGCCTGCCCCGCGACTGGTTCTGCGCCCTGGAGCGGCGCCCCATCTGCGCCCGGTGCCCGAGCCACGGCGCCTGCAGGGACCACCCGGTGCGCCCGCTGGCCCTGGAAGCCGCCGATCGGCGG AACAAAGTCGTGGATCAGTGTGAGAAGCTGCAGATGCAAAGTGCGGTCATCGCCAAGTTCATGGCCGAAGTGCTGGCGGAGAAGAAGCAGAGCGTCGTG AGTACGGCCAGCCACGCCCGGGAGGTCCTGATCCGGCGCCTGAACCTGGTGAGGAGCGCCTGCGAGTCCGAGGAGCAGCGCCTGCTGGAGGCGGCCCACACGGAGGAGGAGCGGGCCCACCAGAGCATCCTGACCCAGCAGGCCCACTGGAAGGAGGCCCTTCAGAAGCTGGAGGCCCTCCGGACCTACCTGGTGGCCATGATCACGGCCACAGACGACCACGGCCTTGTG GCAGAGGAAGAAATCTTGGAAAG GATGGAAGAAGCCGAGGGGATACTGCAGCCCCAGGAGTCGGAGAAGTTAAACTTTAATCCGCACTGCATCCAGAGTCCACTGGTGAACCGGCTGTGGGCCTTAGCTGTTCTCTCGCAGGTGACAG ATCACGTCCACATTGATGAGAAAACGGTCAGCCCCCTCTTGACGCTCTCCGAAGACAAGAAAACGCTGACCTTCAGCCCCCGCAAGGCCCGGAAACAGCTGGACGGCCCGGCCCGCTTCGACCACTGGCCCAACGCCCTGGCCGAGGAATCCTTCTGCACCGGGGTCCACGCGTGGCGAGTCCGGGTGGCCGGGAGCGGCGCATACAAGCTGGGGATCGCGAGCGCCTCCCTGCAGCGCAAGGGTGCCGGCCCAGAAGCCCGGCTGGGCTACAACCCGGCCTCTTGGGTCTTCTCCCGCTACGACAAAGAGTTCCAGTTCTCCCACCGCGACTCCCACCAGACCGTGGAGCTCCTGAAGTGCCCGGCCGAAATCGGGGTGCTGCTGGATTTAGACGCCGGAGGACTCCTTTTCTACGACCCCGATTCCTGCGTGATTCTCCACACGCACCGCGAGAACTTCACCGGCCCCCTCTACCCCGCGGTGGCCGTGGCGGATCAGAGCATCTCTCTGATGTGA
- the BSPRY gene encoding B box and SPRY domain-containing protein isoform X1, translated as MAQERIAEGRRLGEDDDDDDDGAAAPPGEGTPGPRHCPAHGLPRDWFCALERRPICARCPSHGACRDHPVRPLALEAADRRNKVVDQCEKLQMQSAVIAKFMAEVLAEKKQSVVSTASHAREVLIRRLNLVRSACESEEQRLLEAAHTEEERAHQSILTQQAHWKEALQKLEALRTYLVAMITATDDHGLVQAEEEILERMEEAEGILQPQESEKLNFNPHCIQSPLVNRLWALAVLSQVTDHVHIDEKTVSPLLTLSEDKKTLTFSPRKARKQLDGPARFDHWPNALAEESFCTGVHAWRVRVAGSGAYKLGIASASLQRKGAGPEARLGYNPASWVFSRYDKEFQFSHRDSHQTVELLKCPAEIGVLLDLDAGGLLFYDPDSCVILHTHRENFTGPLYPAVAVADQSISLM; from the exons ATGGCTCAGGAGCGCATCGCCGAGGGGCGCCGTCTgggggaggatgatgatgatgatgatgatggagcgGCCGCGCCCCCCGGGGAAGGGACCCCCGGGCCCCGCCACTGCCCGGCCCACGGCCTGCCCCGCGACTGGTTCTGCGCCCTGGAGCGGCGCCCCATCTGCGCCCGGTGCCCGAGCCACGGCGCCTGCAGGGACCACCCGGTGCGCCCGCTGGCCCTGGAAGCCGCCGATCGGCGG AACAAAGTCGTGGATCAGTGTGAGAAGCTGCAGATGCAAAGTGCGGTCATCGCCAAGTTCATGGCCGAAGTGCTGGCGGAGAAGAAGCAGAGCGTCGTG AGTACGGCCAGCCACGCCCGGGAGGTCCTGATCCGGCGCCTGAACCTGGTGAGGAGCGCCTGCGAGTCCGAGGAGCAGCGCCTGCTGGAGGCGGCCCACACGGAGGAGGAGCGGGCCCACCAGAGCATCCTGACCCAGCAGGCCCACTGGAAGGAGGCCCTTCAGAAGCTGGAGGCCCTCCGGACCTACCTGGTGGCCATGATCACGGCCACAGACGACCACGGCCTTGTG CAGGCAGAGGAAGAAATCTTGGAAAG GATGGAAGAAGCCGAGGGGATACTGCAGCCCCAGGAGTCGGAGAAGTTAAACTTTAATCCGCACTGCATCCAGAGTCCACTGGTGAACCGGCTGTGGGCCTTAGCTGTTCTCTCGCAGGTGACAG ATCACGTCCACATTGATGAGAAAACGGTCAGCCCCCTCTTGACGCTCTCCGAAGACAAGAAAACGCTGACCTTCAGCCCCCGCAAGGCCCGGAAACAGCTGGACGGCCCGGCCCGCTTCGACCACTGGCCCAACGCCCTGGCCGAGGAATCCTTCTGCACCGGGGTCCACGCGTGGCGAGTCCGGGTGGCCGGGAGCGGCGCATACAAGCTGGGGATCGCGAGCGCCTCCCTGCAGCGCAAGGGTGCCGGCCCAGAAGCCCGGCTGGGCTACAACCCGGCCTCTTGGGTCTTCTCCCGCTACGACAAAGAGTTCCAGTTCTCCCACCGCGACTCCCACCAGACCGTGGAGCTCCTGAAGTGCCCGGCCGAAATCGGGGTGCTGCTGGATTTAGACGCCGGAGGACTCCTTTTCTACGACCCCGATTCCTGCGTGATTCTCCACACGCACCGCGAGAACTTCACCGGCCCCCTCTACCCCGCGGTGGCCGTGGCGGATCAGAGCATCTCTCTGATGTGA
- the LOC110087437 gene encoding glutamine synthetase, which produces MSVSHSSKLNKGVRDQYMKLPQGKKVLATYIWIDGTGEGLRCKTRTLDFEPKSIEDLPEWNFDGSSTGQSEGSNSDMFLIPVRIFRDPFCLDPNKLVLCEVLKYNRKKAETNLRNSCKKVMDMVKNSHPWFGMEQEYTLLGIDGHPYGWPENGFPGPQGPYYCGVGANKVYGRDIVEAHYKACLYAGVEISGTNAEVMPSQWEFQVGPCEGIEMGDHLWMARYILHRVCEDFGIVATLDPKPMTGNWNGAGCHTNVSTNETRQKGGIKFIEAAIEKLSKRHQYHIRMYDPRGGQDNSRRLTGQHETSSINEFSAGVANRGASIRIPRQVGQDGCGYFEDRRPSANCDPYAVTEAMMRTVLLNETGDEPVEYSDETRLQRAAAKD; this is translated from the exons ATGTCTGTGTCACACAGTTCGAAGCTAAACAAGGGGGTCAGGGACCAGTATATGAAGCTGCCTCAAGGGAAGAAGGTGCTGGCAACCTACATTTGGATTGACGGAACTGGGGAAGGCCTCCGTTGTAAAACCAGGACCTTGGACTTTGAACCGAAAAGCATTGAAG ATCTCCCCGAATGGAACTTCGATGGATCTAGTACCGGGCAGTCTGAAGGCTCTAACAGCGACATGTTCTTGATCCCGGTGAGGATCTTCCGGGACCCGTTCTGCCTGGACCCCAACAAGCTTGTGCTGTGCGAGGTGCTGAAATATAACCGGAAAAAGGCAG AGACCAACTTGAGGAACAGCTGCAAAAAGGTAATGGACATGGTGAAGAACAGCCATCCGTGGTTCGGCATGGAGCAGGAATACACCTTGTTAGGGATCGACGGGCACCCTTACGGCTGGCCGGAAAACGGGTTTCCAGGCCCGCAAG GACCCTATTACTGTGGGGTCGGAGCAAACAAAGTCTACGGCCGGGACATCGTGGAGGCTCACTACAAAGCCTGCCTTTACGCCGGGGTCGAGATCAGTGGCACCAACGCCGAAGTTATGCCTTCGCAG TGGGAATTCCAGGTGGGTCCTTGCGAAGGGATCGAGATGGGGGACCACCTGTGGATGGCGCGGTACATCCTCCACCGGGTCTGCGAAGACTTTGGGATCGTGGCCACCTTGGACCCCAAGCCCATGACGGGGAACTGGAACGGCGCCGGATGCCACACCAACGTCAGCACCAACGAGACGAGGCAGAAAGGAGGGATCAA GTTTATCGAGGCGGCCATTGAGAAACTAAGCAAGAGGCACCAGTACCACATCCGGATGTACGACCCACGGGGAGGGCAAGACAACTCGCGGCGGCTGACCGGCCAGCACGAGACCTCCAGCATCAACGAGTTTTCGGCAGGCGTGGCCAACCGGGGCGCCAGCATCCGGATCCCCCGCCAAGTCGGGCAGGACGGCTGCGGCTACTTCGAAGACCGCCGCCCGTCAGCCAACTGCGACCCGTATGCCGTGACGGAGGCCATGATGCGAACCGTCCTCCTCAATGAGACCGGGGACGAACCCGTGGAATACTCCGACGAGACGCGGCTGCAAAGGGCTGCGGCCAAAGACTAG